A stretch of DNA from Mycobacterium senriense:
CATCTTGCCCGAGGGTGCGGTCTCGCAACAGGGCCATTCGGTCCCTTGACACCGTTCAAAAACGGCACATACGGGAGACAATTCCGGTCTACGCCGGGGCCTGACTTCGATGAACGCTATTGCAGAGCAGTATGTTTCAGATCACGGTGCCTGTGCTGCCCGAGTTACAGGTTGCCGCAACGTATCGCGAGCACGGAGTGACCCTCGTGGCACAGGGGCTCGGCCCGATAGGAGTCGGTGACCAGCAGCTGGCCCGCATCGGCGTGGGCGCGCAGGTACCGGTCCACGCCGCCGGTCACGATCGCCGGCTCGGCCCGCACGTCAGGATACAGCCGCATCCACCGCGCCAGCCTGCGATCCAATTGCCCTTGCGCCGAGCCTTTTCCAAGAGTTCCGCCGCGAACTTCCGCATCTCTCGATACCGACACCGCCCGCAGCGTCGCTCGGCGCAGCCTTGCTTCGTCGAATGCGTGCCGCAGCACGGTGCCGTTGTCCACTTCGGCGACCACGCCGCTGACCCGGGGCGCCGTCGGACGGCTCGCCGACTGCTGGATTACGGCGACCGGACACACCGCCGAGCGGACCAAAGAGGCAGCGACGGCGGGTCCGCCGTGGCAGGCATGGTTGAGCCCGATCCGCCCGATGCAGAGCATGACCGCAGACCTCGACGCCTCAAGCAGTTTGGAAACCGTCCTGCCCCAGAGAATTTCGGTTTCGATCTTGACCGGTCCGCCCACGGCGTCGACGGCCCGGTGGGCGTCGCTCAACGCGGCACGGGCGACGGCGAGCCGGGTGCCACCGCTGCGCGTGCCCGATGAGTCGTGCGGATCGATGACATACACCAACCGCAGCGGAATGTCGCGGCTGACCGCCTCATCGATCGCCCACACGGCCGCATGTATCGCCGCCCTGGATCCGTCGACACCCACCACAATTGCGGGAGCTGAATACACGTTGCTCATCGCGACTTCCTTTATTGCGCGGTAGAAAAGTGTTCATTGCACCGTTCAGTTAAGA
This window harbors:
- a CDS encoding universal stress protein produces the protein MSNVYSAPAIVVGVDGSRAAIHAAVWAIDEAVSRDIPLRLVYVIDPHDSSGTRSGGTRLAVARAALSDAHRAVDAVGGPVKIETEILWGRTVSKLLEASRSAVMLCIGRIGLNHACHGGPAVAASLVRSAVCPVAVIQQSASRPTAPRVSGVVAEVDNGTVLRHAFDEARLRRATLRAVSVSRDAEVRGGTLGKGSAQGQLDRRLARWMRLYPDVRAEPAIVTGGVDRYLRAHADAGQLLVTDSYRAEPLCHEGHSVLAIRCGNL